Genomic DNA from Coffea arabica cultivar ET-39 chromosome 7e, Coffea Arabica ET-39 HiFi, whole genome shotgun sequence:
TGGCAATTTTGAAAATAGGTCTATCTAAGTTTTGACCGCATGTACACTTCTCCTACTCTGAACCTCTGTTTTcagactcggaccggaccggccggtcgaaccggtcgaaccggaaaccggccaggtagccggtccgagtcacattagaaaaccggaaatttaaaatccggtcaaagccggtcaaaaaccgggtttgaccgggaaaaaaccgatttttccggttcaacagtaatttttttttaaaaaaattcaaactttttaatattatgttttgaccccctaaattgttaaaacttattgatatagctcaaatatttgatactttataaatattgtcctaaaatttgatgttatttttcaattaaattcataattttaattctaaacttgttaatatttattaaataatataaattgctacttgattgttctaatttctttgtattttcttgttaaatatatttgaaacatcaaatatatatgaatatgcctttattaatatcaatatattattagatattatatatataatattttaatttttaaataatttttatttatgacgtcatccggttcgacccctatcgacccccggtcgaacccattgacccctgacccctgacctcggccgagtcgctatccggtccggttctgaaaacatagctcTGAACTAGCTAAACGCCATCGTGATCCGGGAAATAATTAGCAGTAATTAAAACTCTCCCGAACAGTACTATAGATCGGATTGAACTGCTGCGTCTGTACTTGACGCCAACTCTTTAATTCTCACTGGCAATAAATCCTCGAACGCCGAAAGCCGAACGCCGGCCTCCGGCCGTCAGAAAGCCTTAACAATGTCATGGCTAGCTCGATCCATTGCCAACACTCTCAAACTCGACGAAACCGATGACCACGAGGGAAGCGCCGTCGTTTCCAATCTCAATGAACGCGACGCAGAACACGAAAAACAGCAGAATCAAAACCTCGATCCATCATCATCATCGCCGACTTCAACTCCACGCGGCGTCAAGGATGACATCTCCGAGCTCACCAAAACCCTAACCCGCCAATTTTGGGGCGTCGCCTCATTCCTCGCCCCGCCCCCTCAGTCCGAACCCTACAAGCCTCTCCAAGACTCAGAATCCACCACTCCCCGAGGAAAATCAATTTCCAGATCCGATCAGGATCAATTAGATTCCCAAGCCATTGGAATAACAGGAATCCGGAACGATTTCGCGGAGATTGGGGGAAAGTTTCGCAGTGGGATATCGATACTGTCGAACAACATAGCTGTGTCTGAGTTCACGAAAATGGCGTCTGATTTTCTGCAATTGGGATCGGATAATGAGGAAGAGGAAGGGGAAGGCAATAATGCTTTGTCGAGTGGCGGTGCTGTTGGGGTGACTAATGAAGTGGTATCTTTTGCAAGAGATATTGCAATGCATCCTGAAACTTGGCTGGATTTTCCACTACCACTACCTGAAAGTGACGATGATGATGGTAATTCCTGTTTGTACTACTCAAATTATTATTGTTACTATGTTTTTTGCCGTTTCGAACCTAATGTGTATATTTTGGACTGGGTCTCGTTGTCTACTTTTGCGTTGACTCTTGATGATTTTGGTGGGCTTGTTAGAGCTTTTAGTGTTGGACTAGGTTGATTTAACTTTAGCTGTGGAGAAGCACTTTGGCCAGTGGGCGGAGTGCAGGTTGAGATGCTACGTAATTCTGTAAGAGTGTGTGTTTTGGCGATCTGTTGTTCATCCTCCTGATGCATAGTACAATTTCTTTTTTGTGCTTAATAGAAAAACAGCTTTTGTTTAACCATTGTCAACTTTAATTCTACTGAGTTTTTATGAGGACATTTCTGTTTCTCTAgacgaaaggtgtatttgattaGAGAAAACATATCATTTTTTGGCATAAAATCGGGTAGAGGGCAACAATTTGGCACCAGATGTCCGCAGGCATGATTACTGCAACTGATCCTGGAAGGCTTCATTGAATATTTCATTTATTAGACTCAGCTCAAATTGGCAAGGACTCACTATTTATGTCAAATGCTGGTTGCTGGGTTTTCGTTAGAAGTGGCAACAGTTCTAACTTGTTGCCCCTGACTTCTCAGAAAAAAGAATTACTGATCAAGTTGGCAAAGCTGAAAAGTGCTGAAGAAATTAACATGGTGGTTATTAGCTGCCAGTGGTGTTGCctttttcacctttttcttCTCCTAATCCCAAAAGTGTCATCTCTTTTCCAATTGAAAAAAGTCCCTTCTTATTCACTTTCCCTACTCCCTTCTTGTTTGCGTGTTTAATAAATTTATGTCgcataagaaaatttttttgcctagcttttgataaaaaaaaattaactcacTTCAAAGTCTGATTTCCTATATTTGTCTGTCGATTTATATTTCTTTAATTATTGGTTTGTTATTTCTGAGTCATAAGGTTTTGTAACATGCCATATTTGGCTGCATGGTAACTCTGACCATTACTGCATCAGTATAGCCTTTGTTCCATAATTTTGTGAATCCAGCTTATTATGATCATTATCTCTTCTAGATTTAGTACAGGAAAGATAAATATAGTGTGATCTCCATGGTGATCATTTGCTTGCTATGTGATGCTAGATTTTGACTTGTCTGATGCTCAGCAAGAACACGCTTTAGCTGTTGAACAACTTGCCCCAAGATTAGCTGCATTGAGGATTGAACTTTGCCCAGGTTATATGAGTGAGAGTTGCTTTTGGAAGATATACTTTGTGCTTCTTCACCCTAGACTGGATAAGAAAGATGCGGAACTACTATCAACCCCCCAGGCAAGTTGGTTACATGACATGGTGATTCTATTTTATTTCAATGTAAAAGATAATACTTTCTCAATGTTGTTGAGGAACCAATTTTCTTTAAACATTGTACTTTTGTGTATGTTTATTGAGTTCAGCCGTAATAGCCTATGATTTCCTGGAGCCAAGAAGGTCGTATTGATTCTTGTTTGTGGTTATGTTGAATGTTGCAATACTTCTGTACGTTCCTGTTGTCTTCATTGATAAAATTGACAAAACATTTTAGCTGAAACTAATATTTCTGGGAGCCCGTTGACATGATCTGACTTTGAATGAGATAGCAATGGCAGTTGTTTTAACTGAATATTGCTTATCTGTTGTTTGTTTGAAGTTTTGAGTTTTTCTGTAAGAGTTGATGAGCTGCTCATGCAATCTTCATTTTGCTGTCTGGCATGGTACTTTAGCATTCAATATTCTCTATAAAACTAAACCAATTGCAACTGGGCtatatttgttaatttcttttagAGAGGGGAAAAGGGGCACAAGTTAGAGATGCCCTGTGTTTGTGTTATAGAGAATTTAATTGGTATGATATCTGAACTGTCCAGTTTCAAGTATAATTTAGGGAATCTTGTAAAGATAAAGAAAGACTGGACATTATGCCTTCTATTTTCAGTTTGGATGAGTTGGATGTTTACATAAGAATTCATGTGTTAGGTGGTCTTAGTCTTTTGTCTGCCCTCTTATGTTGTCCTTGCAGATAGTAAAAGCCAGGGCCTTGTTATCCCAGGGATTGAAGAACCGTTCCAAGGCAAAACAAGAAGACTGGTCTGGGGAGGGCACTATTGATGTTCAAGATAATTCCAACCATCAACCCGAAGAACCCCTATTAGTACCTATCAAAACTGAGTATGATAATGTTCCCAAAACATCTTTTACTGAATCTGTAACTTCCACTGCTGCCATCGAACATGAGATAGAGAAGCACCCTGTCATGAGTGCTGAAATTGCTATCGTTGACAAACcggtgattgaagaaaaatatgttGACCAGACTAAGGATCAAAGTATACTTTTTGATTCAAGTAATGTATTGGTAGAGAAAGATGAAGATGATGCCGATGATTGgttgaaggaagaaagctctggAGCTGGTGCAGGTGGAGCTACAATTCCCATTGAGAATGATGAGGATGTGTCATTTAGTGATCTCGAAGAGGATGATATGGATGTGCCTGCTAGCTTTAAGAAAACAAGTCACAGTCCGGACAAAGATGCACGAGATTGGGTTCAACTGAGAAAAAGCTCTTCTGACTTGTCTAATAGTACACAATCCGGGGCCATTGAAACTGCTGGATCTAAGAAGGTAATTCCCAGGAACCCTGACTCGAAGGAATCCAGTGATTGGCTTGATGTTGATGACATTGATGTGGCGTGATCTTCTATGTAATCAGTCAACTGTGTGTGTACAAAACATGGTATCTCTACATTCTACGTGCTTGTGAATAGTGTACTGTTAATTTATTTGGTGCACCTTCAGTCTTGTTAAATTGTATGCTGTAAATATACTCCTTGAATGAGCAATAACTAAACAACAGGGCAATTGATCTGATAAACTTAAGCAGATCAATAACTCAATGGTAAATGAGCAATTATGTTGATGTGTTTTCCAATTCATGTAGATGGACAACAAAGAACCAATTGAGTAGTCGAGATGCGTGGTAAAGTGGAGCAATCTTATGCCCTTGGACGTGTGACACTAGTACTACCTGTTGGTTGTTGTCCATCTGTTGTCCTTTTCATCATCTCGTGTAAGCGTTTGGGCCCATTTACCGAACCAAGCGTTTGACTATTCTTGGACTTATGAAAGGGTTTGAGTTCCACAGCATCATTTCCTTGTGAATGTGTCAACTGACATGATTTTCGAAACTAAGTTTTGATACTGAATTGGTCCTCTTGGCAGTATTTAGAACACATTCTGACACTATGACATCAGGGGAGGAAAACTGGCAAATCTTGTAATTTAGGCCATGAGGGAGCtgcggagagagagagagagagagagagagagagaggagatgaAGCGGTAATATATACCAATTTACACAAATGCACTATTAGCATATGACCTGTACTACCAATTTTCACAAATGGACTATATTTGCCAGAAGCTAGTGCACCTAGAGATGCAAACTATTCACAGAAGAAGAGCTAACATAAATCAAGTGCTAAGTTGGCCCTTTATAAAGGACTAGGATTTTATGGGCCTGAAATTGCTTGAGAGCCGCTCAAGGTGCGACCAAAACAAGCTTCCCAACGACAACTTTGGCCTGTCTTCTGTGCCAGCGCTGTTGCGTCCGCCGGTGGAAGATGATGTGGTTCGGGACCGAAGATCTAACGGCTTATCAAGGACCAGTACGGTACCACCCCCTATTTCTCGTTGCACCATCTCCAGCGTCTCTCTGCTTATGTTATCCCCTGAGGCGTCTTTAACGTAAAACGTCCCAGCAGCTCTGTCCCCGTTTGTTCCAATCTCGGCTCTTGCTATAGATAGCCCATTCTCTCGAAACACTCTCGTAACATCAGCCAACAATCCTATCCTGTTTTCAGTGGTCACATCCAGCCTTATTCCCTGCACAGAATTTCGTTAAAGACATTTTTAAGTGTTATTTTCctatcgtttcgacaaaaaaaaaaaaaaagtgttattttCCTTTCCAGCGTCGGAGCCCGCAACCTCCATCTTGAAGTTAAAATGATGGTTTTCTATACTTACGTGAGAAACTCTCCTCTCTGTAGCTGCAATGAGGCACTGAGTCACTCTTCGCCTCTCCACTTCCAAGTCCAGGGTGCATCCATCCTTGTGCCTAATGTAATATTCCTGAAATTAAAGCACAGGATTAGAATTTGAACCACCATACCAGATGCACATTTTCTTTGTCATGGAAAAAGCCAGTGAACCATGTAGTTAAAAGGATAAACTCGCACGCATAGTTAAGCCAAGACAAGACACATTACCTGCACTGCTTTTGGTCCTTTGGAGCTAATCGCTGCATGGAAGACAACATACTGCATATCCGTCAGAGCACATACTGTGTCAAAGAGCAACTTCAGTCGAT
This window encodes:
- the LOC113701380 gene encoding uncharacterized protein yields the protein MSWLARSIANTLKLDETDDHEGSAVVSNLNERDAEHEKQQNQNLDPSSSSPTSTPRGVKDDISELTKTLTRQFWGVASFLAPPPQSEPYKPLQDSESTTPRGKSISRSDQDQLDSQAIGITGIRNDFAEIGGKFRSGISILSNNIAVSEFTKMASDFLQLGSDNEEEEGEGNNALSSGGAVGVTNEVVSFARDIAMHPETWLDFPLPLPESDDDDDFDLSDAQQEHALAVEQLAPRLAALRIELCPGYMSESCFWKIYFVLLHPRLDKKDAELLSTPQIVKARALLSQGLKNRSKAKQEDWSGEGTIDVQDNSNHQPEEPLLVPIKTEYDNVPKTSFTESVTSTAAIEHEIEKHPVMSAEIAIVDKPVIEEKYVDQTKDQSILFDSSNVLVEKDEDDADDWLKEESSGAGAGGATIPIENDEDVSFSDLEEDDMDVPASFKKTSHSPDKDARDWVQLRKSSSDLSNSTQSGAIETAGSKKVIPRNPDSKESSDWLDVDDIDVA